From Symphalangus syndactylus isolate Jambi chromosome X, NHGRI_mSymSyn1-v2.1_pri, whole genome shotgun sequence, the proteins below share one genomic window:
- the STARD8 gene encoding stAR-related lipid transfer protein 8 isoform X1 encodes MTLNNCASMKLEVHFQSKQNEDSEEEEQCTISSHWAFQQERKCWSPMGSSDLLAPPSPGLPVTSSCESVLTELSATSLPVITVSLPPEPADLPLPGRAPSSSDRPLLSPTQGQEGPQDKAKKRHRNRSFLKHLESLRRKEKSGSQQAEPESSPATSEKVSKASSFRSCRGFLSAGFYRAKNWAATSAGGSGANTRKAWEAWPVASFRHPQRTHRGDCLVHVPGDHKPGTFPRSLSIESLCPEDGHRLADWQPGRRWGCEGRRGSCGSTGSHASTYDNLPELYPAEPVMVGAEAEDEDDEESGGSYAHLDDILQHVWGLQQRVELWSRAMYPDLGPGDEEEEEAASSVEIATVEVKCQAEALSQMEIPAHGESPAWAQAEVQPAVLAAAQASAEAEPLAQEEAEAPVPAPAPAPAQDSKQEAQSGGEPTFASSLSVEEGHSISDTVASSSELDSSGNSMNEAEAAGPLAGLQASMPRERRDSGVGASLTRPCRFSQTCSSGLLHPSHRPPTRKLRWHSFQNSHRPSLNSESLEINRQFAGQINLLHKGSLLRLTAFMEKYTVPHKQGWVWSMPKFMRRNKTPDYRGQHVFGVPPLIHVQRTGQPLPQSIQQAMRYLRSQCLDQVGIFRKSGVKSRIQNLRQMNETSPDNVCYEGQSAYDVADLLKQYFRDLPEPIFTSKLTTTFLQIYQLLPKDQWLAAAQAATLLLPDENREVLQTLLYFLSDIASAEENQMTAGNLAVCLAPSIFHLNVSKKDSPSPRIKSKRSLIGRPGPRDLSDNMAATQGLSHMISDCKKLFQVPQDMVLQLCSSYSAAELSPPGPALAELRQAHAAGVSLSLYMEESVQDLLRDAAERFKGWMSVPGPQHTELACRKAPDGHPLRLWKVSTEVAAPPAVVLHRVLRERALWDEDLLRAQVLEALMPGVELYHYVTDSMAPHPCRDFVVLRMWRSDLPRGGCLLVSQSLDPEQPVPESGVRALMLTSQYLMEPCGLGRSRLTHICRADLRGRSPDWYNKVFGHLCAMEVAKIRDSFPTLQTAGPETKL; translated from the exons ATGACCTTGAATAATTGTGCCTCGATGAAACTGGAGGTTCATTTTCAAAGCAAGCAG AATGAAGACTCAGAAGAGGAAGAGCAGTGTACCATCAGTAGCCACTGGGCCTTCCAGCAGGAAAGGAAGTGCTGGTCTCCTATGGGGTCCTCTGATCTGTTGGCCCCACCGAGCCCTGGCCTGCCAGTGACCTCAAGCTGTGAGAGCGTCCTCACTGAGCTTAGCGCCACCTCTCTGCCAGTCATCACCGTGAGCCTACCACCTGAGCCAGCAGACTTGCCCTTGCCAGGCCGTGCCCCCAGCTCAAGTGACCGGCCCCTCCTCAGCCCCACCCAGGGCCAGGAGGGTCCCCAGGACAAAGCCAAGAAGCGCCATCGTAACCGTAGCTTCCTCAAGCACCTTGAGTCTCTGAGGCGGAAAGAAAAGAGTGGCAGCCAGCAAGCAGAGCCCGAGAGTAGTCCAGCCACCTCAGAGAAGGTCTCCAAAGCCTCATCATTCCGCAGTTGTCGTGGCTTCCTCTCAGCCGGATTTTACAGGGCCAAGAACTGGGCCGCCACCTCAGCCGGTGGCAGTGGTGCCAACACTCGGAAGGCCTGGGAGGCCTGGCCTGTGGCCTCATTCCGGCATCCTCAGCGGACACACCGGGGTGATTGCCTGGTGCACGTGCCTGGAGACCACAAACCAGGCACATTCCCTCGCTCCCTGTCCATTGAGAGCCTGTGTCCTGAGGACGGACACCGCCTGGCAGACTGGCAGCCAGGTAGGCGGTGGGGCTGTGAGGGGCGCCGGGGCTCCTGTGGCTCAACGGGCAGCCATGCCAGCACGTATGACAACTTGCCTGAGCTGTACCCGGCTGAGCCTGTAATGGTTGGGGCCGAGGctgaagatgaagatgatgaggagAGTGGGGGCAGCTATGCTCACCTAGATGACATCCTCCAGCACGTGTGGGGGCTACAGCAACGAGTAGAGCTGTGGTCTCGGGCCATGTACCCAGACCTGGGACCTggagatgaggaagaggaggaggccgCTTCATCAGTAGAAATAGCCACAGTTGAGGTCAAATGCCAAGCTGAGGCTCTCAGCCAGATGGAGATTCCGGCCCATGGAGAGTCCCCAGCCTgggcccaggctgaagtccagcCAGCAGTCCTGGCTGCGGCTCAGGCTTCAGCTGAGGCTGAGCCATTGGCACAAGAAGAGGCTGAGGCCCCGGTcccagccccggccccggccccagcCCAGGACAGTAAGCAGGAGGCACAATCAGGCGGGGAACCCACCTTTGCCTCTAGCCTGTCTGTGGAAGAAGGACACTCCATTTCTGACACTGTGGCCTCCTCCAGCGAACTTGACAGTAGTGGGAACTCCATGAATGAGGCTGAGGCTGCGGGGCCCCTGGCGGGACTCCAGGCATCAATGCCCCGTGAACGGCGCGATTCAGGTGTTGGGGCCTCACTTACCAGACCCTGCAG ATTTAGCCAAACCTGCTCCTCTGGGCTTCTCCACCCCTCTCACCGCCCCCCCACCAGGAAGCTCCGCTGGCATAGCTTCCAGAACTCCCATCGGCCCAGCCTCAACTCAGAGTCGCTGGAGATCAACCGGCAGTTTGCAGGCCAGATCAACCTCCTGCACAAGGGCTCGCTGCTGCGGCTTACCGCCTTCATGGAGAAGTACACTGTGCCCCACAAGCAGGGCTGGGTCTG GTCAATGCCCAAGTTCATGAGGAGGAACAAGACCCCAGATTACCGGGGACAGCACGTATTTGGGGTGCCACCCCTCATCCACGTGCAGCGCACGGGCCAGCCACTGCCACAGAGCATTCAGCAAGCCATGCGCTACTTGCGCAGCCAGTGCCTGGACCAA GTAGGCATCTTCCGCAAGTCTGGGGTCAAGTCCAGGATCCAGAACCTGCGTCAAATGAATGAGACCTCGCCTGACAACGTGTGCTATGAGGGCCAGTCAGCCTACGACGTGGCTGACCTGCTAAAGCAGTATTTCCGGGACCTGCCTGAGCCCATCTTCACCAGCAAGCTCACCACCACTTTCCTCCAGATCTACCAGC TCCTCCCCAAAGATCAGTGGTTGGCAGCAGCACAAGCCGCCACCTTGCTGCTCCCCGATGAGAACCGAGAGGTGCTACAGACCCTGCTCTACTTCTTAAGTGACATTGCCTCTGCCGAGGAAAACCAGATGACAGCAGGCAACCTGGCAGTGTGCCTGGCGCCCTCCATCTTCCACCTTAATGTCTCTAAGAAGGATAGTCCCTCTCCCAG GATCAAGAGCAAACGCAGCCTCATTGGCAGGCCAGGCCCTAGGGACCTGAGTGACAACATGGCAGCCACCCAGGGCCTGTCGCACATGATCAGTGACTGCAAGAAACTTTTCCAG GTGCCCCAGGACATGGTGTTGCAGCTGTGCAGCTCCTACAGTGCAGCTGAGCTCAGCCCTCCCGGCCCAGCCCTGGCTGAGCTGCGTCAGGCCCACGCTGCGGGGGTAAGCCTGAGCCTCTACATGGAAGAGAGTGTCCAGGACCTGCTGCGTGATGCTGCTGAGCGCTTCAAGGGCTGGATGAGCGTGCCAGGGCCCCAGCACACGGAGCTGGCTTGCAGGAAG GCACCGGACGGGCACCCCCTGCGGCTATGGAAGGTGTCCACAGAGGTGGCAGCCCCCCCAGCGGTGGTGCTGCATCGTGTTCTCCGGGAGCGGGCCCTCTGGGATGAGGATCTGCTGCGGGCGCAGGTGCTGGAAGCCCTGATGCCGGGTGTGGAGCTGTACCACTATGTCACCGACAGCATGGCACCCCATCCCTGCCGCGACTTTGTGGTGCTTCG GATGTGGCGCTCTGACCTGCCTCGTGGGGGTTGCCTGCTTGTCTCCCAGTCCCTGGATCCTGAGCAACCTGTGCCAGAGTCGGGTGTGCGGGCCCTCATGCTCACGTCCCAGTACCTCATGGAGCCTTGCGGCTTGGGCCGCTCTCGGCTCACACACATCTGCCGGGCTGACCTCAG GGGCCGTTCTCCTGACTGGTACAACAA
- the STARD8 gene encoding stAR-related lipid transfer protein 8 isoform X2, with amino-acid sequence MTLNNCASMKLEVHFQSKQCLSQNEDSEEEEQCTISSHWAFQQERKCWSPMGSSDLLAPPSPGLPVTSSCESVLTELSATSLPVITVSLPPEPADLPLPGRAPSSSDRPLLSPTQGQEGPQDKAKKRHRNRSFLKHLESLRRKEKSGSQQAEPESSPATSEKVSKASSFRSCRGFLSAGFYRAKNWAATSAGGSGANTRKAWEAWPVASFRHPQRTHRGDCLVHVPGDHKPGTFPRSLSIESLCPEDGHRLADWQPGRRWGCEGRRGSCGSTGSHASTYDNLPELYPAEPVMVGAEAEDEDDEESGGSYAHLDDILQHVWGLQQRVELWSRAMYPDLGPGDEEEEEAASSVEIATVEVKCQAEALSQMEIPAHGESPAWAQAEVQPAVLAAAQASAEAEPLAQEEAEAPVPAPAPAPAQDSKQEAQSGGEPTFASSLSVEEGHSISDTVASSSELDSSGNSMNEAEAAGPLAGLQASMPRERRDSGVGASLTRPCRKLRWHSFQNSHRPSLNSESLEINRQFAGQINLLHKGSLLRLTAFMEKYTVPHKQGWVWSMPKFMRRNKTPDYRGQHVFGVPPLIHVQRTGQPLPQSIQQAMRYLRSQCLDQVGIFRKSGVKSRIQNLRQMNETSPDNVCYEGQSAYDVADLLKQYFRDLPEPIFTSKLTTTFLQIYQLLPKDQWLAAAQAATLLLPDENREVLQTLLYFLSDIASAEENQMTAGNLAVCLAPSIFHLNVSKKDSPSPRIKSKRSLIGRPGPRDLSDNMAATQGLSHMISDCKKLFQVPQDMVLQLCSSYSAAELSPPGPALAELRQAHAAGVSLSLYMEESVQDLLRDAAERFKGWMSVPGPQHTELACRKAPDGHPLRLWKVSTEVAAPPAVVLHRVLRERALWDEDLLRAQVLEALMPGVELYHYVTDSMAPHPCRDFVVLRMWRSDLPRGGCLLVSQSLDPEQPVPESGVRALMLTSQYLMEPCGLGRSRLTHICRADLRGRSPDWYNKVFGHLCAMEVAKIRDSFPTLQTAGPETKL; translated from the exons ATGACCTTGAATAATTGTGCCTCGATGAAACTGGAGGTTCATTTTCAAAGCAAGCAG TGCCTTTCCCAGAATGAAGACTCAGAAGAGGAAGAGCAGTGTACCATCAGTAGCCACTGGGCCTTCCAGCAGGAAAGGAAGTGCTGGTCTCCTATGGGGTCCTCTGATCTGTTGGCCCCACCGAGCCCTGGCCTGCCAGTGACCTCAAGCTGTGAGAGCGTCCTCACTGAGCTTAGCGCCACCTCTCTGCCAGTCATCACCGTGAGCCTACCACCTGAGCCAGCAGACTTGCCCTTGCCAGGCCGTGCCCCCAGCTCAAGTGACCGGCCCCTCCTCAGCCCCACCCAGGGCCAGGAGGGTCCCCAGGACAAAGCCAAGAAGCGCCATCGTAACCGTAGCTTCCTCAAGCACCTTGAGTCTCTGAGGCGGAAAGAAAAGAGTGGCAGCCAGCAAGCAGAGCCCGAGAGTAGTCCAGCCACCTCAGAGAAGGTCTCCAAAGCCTCATCATTCCGCAGTTGTCGTGGCTTCCTCTCAGCCGGATTTTACAGGGCCAAGAACTGGGCCGCCACCTCAGCCGGTGGCAGTGGTGCCAACACTCGGAAGGCCTGGGAGGCCTGGCCTGTGGCCTCATTCCGGCATCCTCAGCGGACACACCGGGGTGATTGCCTGGTGCACGTGCCTGGAGACCACAAACCAGGCACATTCCCTCGCTCCCTGTCCATTGAGAGCCTGTGTCCTGAGGACGGACACCGCCTGGCAGACTGGCAGCCAGGTAGGCGGTGGGGCTGTGAGGGGCGCCGGGGCTCCTGTGGCTCAACGGGCAGCCATGCCAGCACGTATGACAACTTGCCTGAGCTGTACCCGGCTGAGCCTGTAATGGTTGGGGCCGAGGctgaagatgaagatgatgaggagAGTGGGGGCAGCTATGCTCACCTAGATGACATCCTCCAGCACGTGTGGGGGCTACAGCAACGAGTAGAGCTGTGGTCTCGGGCCATGTACCCAGACCTGGGACCTggagatgaggaagaggaggaggccgCTTCATCAGTAGAAATAGCCACAGTTGAGGTCAAATGCCAAGCTGAGGCTCTCAGCCAGATGGAGATTCCGGCCCATGGAGAGTCCCCAGCCTgggcccaggctgaagtccagcCAGCAGTCCTGGCTGCGGCTCAGGCTTCAGCTGAGGCTGAGCCATTGGCACAAGAAGAGGCTGAGGCCCCGGTcccagccccggccccggccccagcCCAGGACAGTAAGCAGGAGGCACAATCAGGCGGGGAACCCACCTTTGCCTCTAGCCTGTCTGTGGAAGAAGGACACTCCATTTCTGACACTGTGGCCTCCTCCAGCGAACTTGACAGTAGTGGGAACTCCATGAATGAGGCTGAGGCTGCGGGGCCCCTGGCGGGACTCCAGGCATCAATGCCCCGTGAACGGCGCGATTCAGGTGTTGGGGCCTCACTTACCAGACCCTGCAG GAAGCTCCGCTGGCATAGCTTCCAGAACTCCCATCGGCCCAGCCTCAACTCAGAGTCGCTGGAGATCAACCGGCAGTTTGCAGGCCAGATCAACCTCCTGCACAAGGGCTCGCTGCTGCGGCTTACCGCCTTCATGGAGAAGTACACTGTGCCCCACAAGCAGGGCTGGGTCTG GTCAATGCCCAAGTTCATGAGGAGGAACAAGACCCCAGATTACCGGGGACAGCACGTATTTGGGGTGCCACCCCTCATCCACGTGCAGCGCACGGGCCAGCCACTGCCACAGAGCATTCAGCAAGCCATGCGCTACTTGCGCAGCCAGTGCCTGGACCAA GTAGGCATCTTCCGCAAGTCTGGGGTCAAGTCCAGGATCCAGAACCTGCGTCAAATGAATGAGACCTCGCCTGACAACGTGTGCTATGAGGGCCAGTCAGCCTACGACGTGGCTGACCTGCTAAAGCAGTATTTCCGGGACCTGCCTGAGCCCATCTTCACCAGCAAGCTCACCACCACTTTCCTCCAGATCTACCAGC TCCTCCCCAAAGATCAGTGGTTGGCAGCAGCACAAGCCGCCACCTTGCTGCTCCCCGATGAGAACCGAGAGGTGCTACAGACCCTGCTCTACTTCTTAAGTGACATTGCCTCTGCCGAGGAAAACCAGATGACAGCAGGCAACCTGGCAGTGTGCCTGGCGCCCTCCATCTTCCACCTTAATGTCTCTAAGAAGGATAGTCCCTCTCCCAG GATCAAGAGCAAACGCAGCCTCATTGGCAGGCCAGGCCCTAGGGACCTGAGTGACAACATGGCAGCCACCCAGGGCCTGTCGCACATGATCAGTGACTGCAAGAAACTTTTCCAG GTGCCCCAGGACATGGTGTTGCAGCTGTGCAGCTCCTACAGTGCAGCTGAGCTCAGCCCTCCCGGCCCAGCCCTGGCTGAGCTGCGTCAGGCCCACGCTGCGGGGGTAAGCCTGAGCCTCTACATGGAAGAGAGTGTCCAGGACCTGCTGCGTGATGCTGCTGAGCGCTTCAAGGGCTGGATGAGCGTGCCAGGGCCCCAGCACACGGAGCTGGCTTGCAGGAAG GCACCGGACGGGCACCCCCTGCGGCTATGGAAGGTGTCCACAGAGGTGGCAGCCCCCCCAGCGGTGGTGCTGCATCGTGTTCTCCGGGAGCGGGCCCTCTGGGATGAGGATCTGCTGCGGGCGCAGGTGCTGGAAGCCCTGATGCCGGGTGTGGAGCTGTACCACTATGTCACCGACAGCATGGCACCCCATCCCTGCCGCGACTTTGTGGTGCTTCG GATGTGGCGCTCTGACCTGCCTCGTGGGGGTTGCCTGCTTGTCTCCCAGTCCCTGGATCCTGAGCAACCTGTGCCAGAGTCGGGTGTGCGGGCCCTCATGCTCACGTCCCAGTACCTCATGGAGCCTTGCGGCTTGGGCCGCTCTCGGCTCACACACATCTGCCGGGCTGACCTCAG GGGCCGTTCTCCTGACTGGTACAACAA
- the STARD8 gene encoding stAR-related lipid transfer protein 8 isoform X3 → MTLNNCASMKLEVHFQSKQNEDSEEEEQCTISSHWAFQQERKCWSPMGSSDLLAPPSPGLPVTSSCESVLTELSATSLPVITVSLPPEPADLPLPGRAPSSSDRPLLSPTQGQEGPQDKAKKRHRNRSFLKHLESLRRKEKSGSQQAEPESSPATSEKVSKASSFRSCRGFLSAGFYRAKNWAATSAGGSGANTRKAWEAWPVASFRHPQRTHRGDCLVHVPGDHKPGTFPRSLSIESLCPEDGHRLADWQPGRRWGCEGRRGSCGSTGSHASTYDNLPELYPAEPVMVGAEAEDEDDEESGGSYAHLDDILQHVWGLQQRVELWSRAMYPDLGPGDEEEEEAASSVEIATVEVKCQAEALSQMEIPAHGESPAWAQAEVQPAVLAAAQASAEAEPLAQEEAEAPVPAPAPAPAQDSKQEAQSGGEPTFASSLSVEEGHSISDTVASSSELDSSGNSMNEAEAAGPLAGLQASMPRERRDSGVGASLTRPCRKLRWHSFQNSHRPSLNSESLEINRQFAGQINLLHKGSLLRLTAFMEKYTVPHKQGWVWSMPKFMRRNKTPDYRGQHVFGVPPLIHVQRTGQPLPQSIQQAMRYLRSQCLDQVGIFRKSGVKSRIQNLRQMNETSPDNVCYEGQSAYDVADLLKQYFRDLPEPIFTSKLTTTFLQIYQLLPKDQWLAAAQAATLLLPDENREVLQTLLYFLSDIASAEENQMTAGNLAVCLAPSIFHLNVSKKDSPSPRIKSKRSLIGRPGPRDLSDNMAATQGLSHMISDCKKLFQVPQDMVLQLCSSYSAAELSPPGPALAELRQAHAAGVSLSLYMEESVQDLLRDAAERFKGWMSVPGPQHTELACRKAPDGHPLRLWKVSTEVAAPPAVVLHRVLRERALWDEDLLRAQVLEALMPGVELYHYVTDSMAPHPCRDFVVLRMWRSDLPRGGCLLVSQSLDPEQPVPESGVRALMLTSQYLMEPCGLGRSRLTHICRADLRGRSPDWYNKVFGHLCAMEVAKIRDSFPTLQTAGPETKL, encoded by the exons ATGACCTTGAATAATTGTGCCTCGATGAAACTGGAGGTTCATTTTCAAAGCAAGCAG AATGAAGACTCAGAAGAGGAAGAGCAGTGTACCATCAGTAGCCACTGGGCCTTCCAGCAGGAAAGGAAGTGCTGGTCTCCTATGGGGTCCTCTGATCTGTTGGCCCCACCGAGCCCTGGCCTGCCAGTGACCTCAAGCTGTGAGAGCGTCCTCACTGAGCTTAGCGCCACCTCTCTGCCAGTCATCACCGTGAGCCTACCACCTGAGCCAGCAGACTTGCCCTTGCCAGGCCGTGCCCCCAGCTCAAGTGACCGGCCCCTCCTCAGCCCCACCCAGGGCCAGGAGGGTCCCCAGGACAAAGCCAAGAAGCGCCATCGTAACCGTAGCTTCCTCAAGCACCTTGAGTCTCTGAGGCGGAAAGAAAAGAGTGGCAGCCAGCAAGCAGAGCCCGAGAGTAGTCCAGCCACCTCAGAGAAGGTCTCCAAAGCCTCATCATTCCGCAGTTGTCGTGGCTTCCTCTCAGCCGGATTTTACAGGGCCAAGAACTGGGCCGCCACCTCAGCCGGTGGCAGTGGTGCCAACACTCGGAAGGCCTGGGAGGCCTGGCCTGTGGCCTCATTCCGGCATCCTCAGCGGACACACCGGGGTGATTGCCTGGTGCACGTGCCTGGAGACCACAAACCAGGCACATTCCCTCGCTCCCTGTCCATTGAGAGCCTGTGTCCTGAGGACGGACACCGCCTGGCAGACTGGCAGCCAGGTAGGCGGTGGGGCTGTGAGGGGCGCCGGGGCTCCTGTGGCTCAACGGGCAGCCATGCCAGCACGTATGACAACTTGCCTGAGCTGTACCCGGCTGAGCCTGTAATGGTTGGGGCCGAGGctgaagatgaagatgatgaggagAGTGGGGGCAGCTATGCTCACCTAGATGACATCCTCCAGCACGTGTGGGGGCTACAGCAACGAGTAGAGCTGTGGTCTCGGGCCATGTACCCAGACCTGGGACCTggagatgaggaagaggaggaggccgCTTCATCAGTAGAAATAGCCACAGTTGAGGTCAAATGCCAAGCTGAGGCTCTCAGCCAGATGGAGATTCCGGCCCATGGAGAGTCCCCAGCCTgggcccaggctgaagtccagcCAGCAGTCCTGGCTGCGGCTCAGGCTTCAGCTGAGGCTGAGCCATTGGCACAAGAAGAGGCTGAGGCCCCGGTcccagccccggccccggccccagcCCAGGACAGTAAGCAGGAGGCACAATCAGGCGGGGAACCCACCTTTGCCTCTAGCCTGTCTGTGGAAGAAGGACACTCCATTTCTGACACTGTGGCCTCCTCCAGCGAACTTGACAGTAGTGGGAACTCCATGAATGAGGCTGAGGCTGCGGGGCCCCTGGCGGGACTCCAGGCATCAATGCCCCGTGAACGGCGCGATTCAGGTGTTGGGGCCTCACTTACCAGACCCTGCAG GAAGCTCCGCTGGCATAGCTTCCAGAACTCCCATCGGCCCAGCCTCAACTCAGAGTCGCTGGAGATCAACCGGCAGTTTGCAGGCCAGATCAACCTCCTGCACAAGGGCTCGCTGCTGCGGCTTACCGCCTTCATGGAGAAGTACACTGTGCCCCACAAGCAGGGCTGGGTCTG GTCAATGCCCAAGTTCATGAGGAGGAACAAGACCCCAGATTACCGGGGACAGCACGTATTTGGGGTGCCACCCCTCATCCACGTGCAGCGCACGGGCCAGCCACTGCCACAGAGCATTCAGCAAGCCATGCGCTACTTGCGCAGCCAGTGCCTGGACCAA GTAGGCATCTTCCGCAAGTCTGGGGTCAAGTCCAGGATCCAGAACCTGCGTCAAATGAATGAGACCTCGCCTGACAACGTGTGCTATGAGGGCCAGTCAGCCTACGACGTGGCTGACCTGCTAAAGCAGTATTTCCGGGACCTGCCTGAGCCCATCTTCACCAGCAAGCTCACCACCACTTTCCTCCAGATCTACCAGC TCCTCCCCAAAGATCAGTGGTTGGCAGCAGCACAAGCCGCCACCTTGCTGCTCCCCGATGAGAACCGAGAGGTGCTACAGACCCTGCTCTACTTCTTAAGTGACATTGCCTCTGCCGAGGAAAACCAGATGACAGCAGGCAACCTGGCAGTGTGCCTGGCGCCCTCCATCTTCCACCTTAATGTCTCTAAGAAGGATAGTCCCTCTCCCAG GATCAAGAGCAAACGCAGCCTCATTGGCAGGCCAGGCCCTAGGGACCTGAGTGACAACATGGCAGCCACCCAGGGCCTGTCGCACATGATCAGTGACTGCAAGAAACTTTTCCAG GTGCCCCAGGACATGGTGTTGCAGCTGTGCAGCTCCTACAGTGCAGCTGAGCTCAGCCCTCCCGGCCCAGCCCTGGCTGAGCTGCGTCAGGCCCACGCTGCGGGGGTAAGCCTGAGCCTCTACATGGAAGAGAGTGTCCAGGACCTGCTGCGTGATGCTGCTGAGCGCTTCAAGGGCTGGATGAGCGTGCCAGGGCCCCAGCACACGGAGCTGGCTTGCAGGAAG GCACCGGACGGGCACCCCCTGCGGCTATGGAAGGTGTCCACAGAGGTGGCAGCCCCCCCAGCGGTGGTGCTGCATCGTGTTCTCCGGGAGCGGGCCCTCTGGGATGAGGATCTGCTGCGGGCGCAGGTGCTGGAAGCCCTGATGCCGGGTGTGGAGCTGTACCACTATGTCACCGACAGCATGGCACCCCATCCCTGCCGCGACTTTGTGGTGCTTCG GATGTGGCGCTCTGACCTGCCTCGTGGGGGTTGCCTGCTTGTCTCCCAGTCCCTGGATCCTGAGCAACCTGTGCCAGAGTCGGGTGTGCGGGCCCTCATGCTCACGTCCCAGTACCTCATGGAGCCTTGCGGCTTGGGCCGCTCTCGGCTCACACACATCTGCCGGGCTGACCTCAG GGGCCGTTCTCCTGACTGGTACAACAA